The proteins below come from a single Phocoena sinus isolate mPhoSin1 chromosome 2, mPhoSin1.pri, whole genome shotgun sequence genomic window:
- the WDR20 gene encoding WD repeat-containing protein 20 isoform X4 — translation MYLYNVEHACGTTAPHYQLLKQGESFAVHTCKSKSTRNPLLKWTVGEGALNEFAFSPDGKFLACVSQDGFLRVFSFDSVELHGTMKSYFGGLLCVCWSPDGKYVVTGGEDDLVTVWSFGDCRVIARGHGHKSWVSVVAFDPYTTSVEESDPMELSGSDEDFQDLLHFGRDRANSTQSRLSKRNSTESRPVSVTYRFGSVGQDTQLCLWDLTEDILFPHQPLSRARTHTNVMNATSPPAGSTGNSVMTPGNSAPPPLPRSNSLPHSAVSSTGSKGSIADGAIASGVSKFATLSLHDRKDRHHEKDHKRNHSMGHISSKSSDKLNLVTKTKTDPAKTLGTPLCPRMEDVPLLEPLICKKIAHERLTVLIFLEDCIVTACQEGFICTWGRPGKVVSFNP, via the coding sequence ATGTACTTGTATAATGTGGAGCACGCTTGTGGCACCACAGCCCCCCACTACCAGCTTCTGAAGCAGGGAGAGAGCTTTGCCGTGCACACTTGCAAGAGCAAATCCACGAGGAACCCTCTCCTCAAGTGGACGGTGGGCGAGGGGGCCCTCAACGAGTTTGCTTTCTCCCCAGATGGCAAGTTCTTGGCGTGCGTGAGCCAGGACGGCTTCCTGCGGGTGTTCAGCTTTGACTCAGTGGAGCTGCACGGCACCATGAAAAGCTACTTTGGAGGCTTGCTGTGCGTGTGCTGGAGCCCGGACGGCAAGTACGTCGTGACGGGCGGAGAGGACGACCTTGTGACCGTCTGGTCCTTTGGAGACTGCCGCGTGATCGCGCGGGGCCACGGGCACAAATCCTGGGTCAGCGTGGTGGCGTTTGACCCCTACACCACTAGCGTGGAAGAGAGCGACCCTATGGAGTTAAGTGGCAGCGACGAGGACTTCCAGGACCTTCTTCACTTTGGGAGAGACCGAGCAAACAGTACCCAGTCCCGGCTGTCCAAGCGGAACTCGACCGAGAGCCGCCCCGTCAGTGTCACGTATCGGTTCGGCTCCGTGGGCCAGGACACGCAGCTCTGCTTATGGGACCTCACGGAAGACATCCTTTTCCCCCACCAGCCCCTCTCCAGAGCAAGGACGCACACGAACGTCATGAACGCCACGAGCCCTCCTGCCGGAAGCACTGGCAACAGCGTCATGACCCCCGGCAACTCGGCGCCCCCTCCCCTGCCGCGGTCCAACAGCCTCCCGCATTCCGCCGTCTCCAGCACCGGCAGCAAGGGCAGCATCGCGGACGGGGCCATCGCTTCCGGGGTCAGCAAATTCGCGACGCTCTCACTACATGACCGGAAGGACAGGCACCATGAGAAAGATCACAAACGAAACCATAGCATGGGACACATCTCTAGCAAGAGCAGCGACAAACTGAACCTAGTTACTAAAACCAAAACGGACCCAGCTAAAACTTTGGGGACGCCCCTGTGTCCTCGGATGGAAGACGTTCCCTTGTTAGAGCCGCTCATCTGTAAAAAGATAGCACATGAAAGACTGACtgtattaatttttcttgaagACTGTATAGTCACTGCTTGTCAGGAGGGATTTATTTGCACATGGGGAAGGCCTGGTAAAGTGGTAAGTTTTAATCCTTAA
- the WDR20 gene encoding WD repeat-containing protein 20 isoform X5: MKSYFGGLLCVCWSPDGKYVVTGGEDDLVTVWSFGDCRVIARGHGHKSWVSVVAFDPYTTSVEESDPMELSGSDEDFQDLLHFGRDRANSTQSRLSKRNSTESRPVSVTYRFGSVGQDTQLCLWDLTEDILFPHQPLSRARTHTNVMNATSPPAGSTGNSVMTPGNSAPPPLPRSNSLPHSAVSSTGSKGSIADGAIASGVSKFATLSLHDRKDRHHEKDHKRNHSMGHISSKSSDKLNLVTKTKTDPAKTLGTPLCPRMEDVPLLEPLICKKIAHERLTVLIFLEDCIVTACQEGFICTWGRPGKVVSFNP, encoded by the coding sequence ATGAAAAGCTACTTTGGAGGCTTGCTGTGCGTGTGCTGGAGCCCGGACGGCAAGTACGTCGTGACGGGCGGAGAGGACGACCTTGTGACCGTCTGGTCCTTTGGAGACTGCCGCGTGATCGCGCGGGGCCACGGGCACAAATCCTGGGTCAGCGTGGTGGCGTTTGACCCCTACACCACTAGCGTGGAAGAGAGCGACCCTATGGAGTTAAGTGGCAGCGACGAGGACTTCCAGGACCTTCTTCACTTTGGGAGAGACCGAGCAAACAGTACCCAGTCCCGGCTGTCCAAGCGGAACTCGACCGAGAGCCGCCCCGTCAGTGTCACGTATCGGTTCGGCTCCGTGGGCCAGGACACGCAGCTCTGCTTATGGGACCTCACGGAAGACATCCTTTTCCCCCACCAGCCCCTCTCCAGAGCAAGGACGCACACGAACGTCATGAACGCCACGAGCCCTCCTGCCGGAAGCACTGGCAACAGCGTCATGACCCCCGGCAACTCGGCGCCCCCTCCCCTGCCGCGGTCCAACAGCCTCCCGCATTCCGCCGTCTCCAGCACCGGCAGCAAGGGCAGCATCGCGGACGGGGCCATCGCTTCCGGGGTCAGCAAATTCGCGACGCTCTCACTACATGACCGGAAGGACAGGCACCATGAGAAAGATCACAAACGAAACCATAGCATGGGACACATCTCTAGCAAGAGCAGCGACAAACTGAACCTAGTTACTAAAACCAAAACGGACCCAGCTAAAACTTTGGGGACGCCCCTGTGTCCTCGGATGGAAGACGTTCCCTTGTTAGAGCCGCTCATCTGTAAAAAGATAGCACATGAAAGACTGACtgtattaatttttcttgaagACTGTATAGTCACTGCTTGTCAGGAGGGATTTATTTGCACATGGGGAAGGCCTGGTAAAGTGGTAAGTTTTAATCCTTAA